From Antricoccus suffuscus, the proteins below share one genomic window:
- a CDS encoding ABC transporter permease → MTESQAAGRDVADRRGAAPGYAPGHTLGFWIEVRRQLGRRRTLGVFAFMALLPLILILAFAIGNPADLGRSSTVNLVDVATTGALNFMLFIFFVTTGFFLVIVFALFFGDTVASEAGWGSLRYLLAIPVPRGRLLMRKLLVALFLSLAALAVLMAVSLVAGWIFYGWHPVGTPVGIELSPGAASWRILLIAAYIAVNMLMVGALAFYLSVRTDAPLAAVGGTVFIVIVSSILGQVDALGDLRNWLPTQYNFAWVGMLGVPPDTSQMIRGVSFALAYAAILLALAFRHFHKKDVTS, encoded by the coding sequence ATGACCGAGTCACAGGCCGCAGGACGCGACGTAGCGGACCGCAGAGGGGCGGCGCCGGGTTACGCGCCCGGGCACACGCTCGGCTTCTGGATTGAGGTACGCCGCCAGCTGGGGCGCCGACGTACTCTCGGCGTCTTTGCCTTCATGGCGTTGCTTCCGCTGATCTTGATCCTGGCCTTCGCGATCGGCAATCCGGCCGACCTCGGCAGGTCCAGCACGGTCAATCTGGTCGACGTCGCGACCACCGGCGCGCTCAACTTCATGCTCTTTATTTTTTTCGTGACGACCGGGTTCTTCCTCGTCATCGTCTTCGCGCTGTTCTTCGGAGACACGGTTGCGAGCGAGGCAGGGTGGGGGAGTCTGCGCTATCTGCTGGCCATCCCGGTGCCCCGAGGCCGCCTGTTGATGCGCAAACTGCTCGTCGCGTTGTTCTTGTCGTTGGCGGCACTCGCGGTGTTGATGGCAGTCTCGCTGGTCGCCGGGTGGATCTTTTACGGCTGGCATCCGGTTGGTACGCCGGTCGGCATCGAACTCTCGCCCGGGGCAGCGTCGTGGCGGATCCTGCTGATCGCGGCGTACATCGCGGTCAACATGCTGATGGTCGGCGCGCTGGCGTTCTACCTGTCGGTGCGCACCGACGCTCCGCTCGCCGCGGTCGGCGGCACCGTGTTCATCGTGATTGTCTCGTCGATCCTCGGGCAGGTCGATGCGCTCGGCGACCTGCGCAACTGGCTGCCAACGCAGTACAACTTCGCCTGGGTGGGCATGCTCGGCGTACCCCCGGACACGAGTCAGATGATCCGCGGCGTGTCCTTTGCCCTGGCCTACGCCGCGATCTTGCTCGCGCTTGCCTTCCGGCATTTCCACAAGAAGGACGTCACGTCGTAA
- the metX gene encoding homoserine O-acetyltransferase MetX — protein sequence MADRPTYNSPNAVRRGTHVGGWREGDPVAARKFVDIGAVELERGGVLPSVRVAYESWGTLNAAGDNAVLIEHALTGDAHVDGPAAEGQPTPGWWDGLIGPGRYLDTDKWYVVASNVLGGCQGTTGPSSPAPDGTPWGSRFPFITIRDQVRVEALLADQLRITKFAAVVGGSMGGMRAIEWPIMYPDRVQSSVILASTAYATSDQIAWCAPQIAAIKSDPLWCGGDYYESGDAPTVGLGIARSIAHVTYRSEYELATRFGREAQPGEDPLGGGGRYAIESYLDHHRDKLVGRFDAGSYVVLTESMNSHDIGRGRGGLAAALAKVTAQLHIVAVNTDRLYPVRLSEELAKFAPKGKNDLTILDSPYGHDGFLIELDMIGAIIKNALGAD from the coding sequence GTGGCGGATCGCCCCACATACAACTCGCCGAACGCCGTGCGCCGGGGGACGCACGTCGGCGGTTGGCGTGAGGGCGATCCGGTTGCAGCCCGCAAGTTCGTCGACATCGGCGCCGTTGAGCTCGAACGTGGCGGCGTACTCCCGTCGGTCCGGGTCGCCTACGAGTCGTGGGGCACCCTTAACGCCGCCGGCGACAACGCCGTACTCATCGAACACGCACTGACCGGCGACGCGCACGTCGACGGGCCAGCGGCCGAAGGTCAGCCGACACCGGGCTGGTGGGACGGTTTGATCGGTCCGGGGCGATACCTCGACACCGACAAGTGGTACGTCGTCGCCTCTAACGTGCTCGGCGGGTGCCAAGGTACGACGGGCCCATCGTCTCCAGCCCCGGACGGCACTCCCTGGGGCAGTCGATTCCCGTTCATCACCATCCGCGACCAGGTGCGCGTCGAGGCACTGCTCGCCGACCAGCTACGCATCACCAAGTTCGCCGCAGTCGTCGGCGGATCGATGGGCGGCATGCGCGCCATCGAATGGCCGATCATGTATCCAGATCGCGTCCAGTCGTCGGTCATACTCGCGTCGACCGCCTACGCAACGAGCGACCAGATCGCCTGGTGCGCACCGCAAATCGCGGCGATCAAGTCTGATCCGCTGTGGTGCGGCGGCGACTACTACGAGTCCGGCGACGCGCCCACGGTCGGCCTGGGCATCGCACGATCCATTGCGCACGTGACCTACCGCTCCGAATACGAGCTTGCGACCCGCTTCGGCCGTGAGGCGCAACCCGGCGAAGATCCCCTTGGCGGCGGCGGCCGATATGCGATCGAGTCCTACCTCGACCACCACCGGGACAAGCTGGTCGGTCGTTTCGACGCCGGCTCCTACGTCGTACTCACCGAGTCGATGAACTCGCACGATATCGGTCGTGGCCGCGGAGGCTTGGCGGCCGCGCTTGCCAAGGTCACCGCGCAGTTGCACATCGTCGCGGTCAACACCGATCGGCTGTACCCCGTTCGGTTGTCCGAAGAGCTCGCGAAGTTCGCGCCAAAAGGCAAAAACGACCTGACAATCCTCGACTCGCCGTACGGTCACGACGGTTTCCTGATCGAGTTGGACATGATCGGCGCCATCATCAAAAACGCCCTCGGCGCCGACTGA
- a CDS encoding cold-shock protein, with product MAQGTVKWFNAEKGFGFIAVDGGQDVFVHHSAIQMDGYRALEEGQRVEFEVTQSEKGPQADQVRVAG from the coding sequence GTGGCACAGGGAACCGTGAAGTGGTTCAACGCGGAAAAAGGCTTCGGCTTTATCGCAGTTGACGGTGGGCAAGATGTCTTCGTTCACCACTCGGCAATTCAGATGGATGGCTACCGCGCCCTCGAAGAGGGACAGCGCGTGGAGTTCGAAGTGACCCAGAGTGAGAAGGGTCCGCAGGCGGACCAAGTCCGGGTTGCTGGCTAA
- the thpR gene encoding RNA 2',3'-cyclic phosphodiesterase, translated as MARLFVAILLPDDVVTHLHEHLDVLSTARPDLRWVAPQNYHLTVRFLGECGPHETDRQIDHWAGRASQSGPLDFNLQGAGTFPYDWSAKVLYADVAGDRDGFTALAGPQQQPHVTLARSREPAELTGAVLELSSYAGPSWQATEIVVMRSYLRSSGDRGPRYEPVERLPLGR; from the coding sequence ATGGCCCGGTTATTTGTCGCTATCTTGTTGCCCGACGACGTCGTCACTCACCTACATGAGCATCTCGATGTGCTCAGCACCGCGCGACCGGACCTGCGTTGGGTGGCGCCGCAGAACTATCACCTAACCGTCCGCTTCCTCGGCGAGTGCGGCCCGCACGAGACCGATCGGCAGATCGATCACTGGGCCGGCCGCGCGTCGCAGTCCGGCCCGCTGGACTTCAACCTGCAGGGCGCCGGGACGTTTCCGTATGACTGGTCGGCGAAGGTGCTGTACGCCGATGTCGCCGGCGACCGGGACGGGTTCACCGCCCTCGCCGGCCCCCAGCAGCAGCCACATGTGACGCTGGCGCGCAGCCGCGAGCCGGCCGAGCTGACCGGCGCCGTCCTGGAACTGTCGTCGTACGCCGGACCGTCGTGGCAGGCCACCGAGATTGTGGTGATGCGGTCCTATCTGCGTAGTTCAGGTGATCGAGGGCCGCGCTACGAGCCCGTCGAGCGGTTGCCCTTGGGCAGGTAA
- a CDS encoding bifunctional o-acetylhomoserine/o-acetylserine sulfhydrylase has product MSNEAANWAFETKQIHAGQEADPTTGSRALPIYQTTSYVFKDTEHAANLFGLSEFGNIYTRIMNPTTDAVEQRIAALEGGVGALLVASGQAAEVLALLNVVENGGHIVASPSLYGGTYNLLHYTFKKFGIETTFVENPTDLESWKSAIQDNTKAFFFETIANPRSEVLDIEGIAKIAHDFGAPLIVDNTVATPYLLRPIEHGADVVIHSATKYLGGHGTSIAGAIVDSGNFDYAQYPERFPNFNTPDPSYNGLTYAKDLGVGSAFGANLSYILKARVQLLRDTGAAVSPFNAFLIAQGIETLSLRVERHVENARKVANWLETRSEVEKVFWGSLESSPSYELAKKYVPKGSGAIVSFEIKGGVDAGKKFVEALELHSHVANIGDVRSLVIHPASTTHSQLTPEEQATSGVTPGLVRLSVGIENIDDILADLETGFSAAAL; this is encoded by the coding sequence ATGAGCAACGAAGCAGCCAATTGGGCCTTTGAGACCAAGCAGATCCACGCCGGGCAGGAGGCGGATCCGACGACCGGGTCGCGCGCGCTGCCGATCTACCAGACCACGTCGTACGTCTTCAAAGACACCGAGCACGCCGCGAACCTGTTTGGGCTTTCCGAGTTCGGCAACATCTACACCCGCATCATGAATCCGACGACCGACGCGGTCGAGCAGCGCATCGCCGCACTCGAAGGTGGTGTCGGTGCGCTCCTCGTCGCCTCCGGCCAGGCCGCCGAAGTGCTCGCCCTGCTCAACGTCGTTGAAAACGGTGGCCATATCGTGGCCTCGCCGAGCCTGTACGGCGGCACCTACAACCTGTTGCACTACACGTTCAAGAAGTTCGGCATCGAGACGACGTTCGTGGAAAACCCGACCGACCTTGAGTCGTGGAAGAGCGCAATTCAGGACAACACGAAGGCCTTCTTCTTCGAGACCATCGCCAACCCGCGCAGCGAGGTGCTCGACATCGAGGGCATCGCGAAGATCGCGCACGATTTCGGTGCGCCGCTCATCGTCGACAACACCGTCGCCACGCCGTACCTCCTGCGTCCGATCGAGCATGGCGCCGACGTCGTCATCCACTCGGCCACCAAGTACCTCGGCGGCCACGGCACCTCAATCGCCGGCGCAATCGTCGACTCCGGCAACTTCGACTATGCGCAGTACCCCGAACGCTTCCCTAACTTCAACACGCCGGACCCGAGCTACAACGGGCTGACCTACGCCAAGGATCTGGGGGTCGGCTCCGCGTTCGGCGCCAACCTGTCGTACATCCTCAAGGCGCGCGTACAACTGCTGCGCGACACCGGCGCGGCCGTGTCGCCATTCAATGCTTTCCTTATCGCGCAGGGCATCGAGACGCTGAGTCTGCGCGTCGAGCGGCATGTCGAGAATGCGCGCAAGGTAGCCAACTGGCTTGAGACACGCAGCGAGGTCGAGAAGGTGTTCTGGGGCAGCCTGGAGTCCAGCCCGTCCTACGAGCTGGCCAAGAAGTACGTACCCAAGGGCTCCGGCGCGATTGTGTCGTTCGAGATCAAGGGCGGCGTCGATGCGGGTAAGAAGTTCGTCGAGGCGCTGGAGCTGCACAGTCACGTCGCTAACATCGGAGACGTGCGCTCACTAGTAATCCACCCCGCGTCCACGACGCATAGCCAGCTCACTCCAGAGGAGCAGGCGACCTCGGGAGTCACTCCCGGGCTGGTCCGCCTGTCGGTAGGAATCGAAAACATCGACGACATCCTCGCTGACCTCGAGACCGGGTTCAGCGCGGCCGCGCTCTAA
- a CDS encoding MDR family MFS transporter, with the protein MRGTSRPDHCLYISHGALVTTAPDATVEESGEFSHKQIMAILFGLLAGMFLAALDQTIVSTALKTIAGDFKAFEAIPWVVTAYMLLATASTPLYGKVSDIFGRRPVFLFSIGVFLVGSVLAAFSQNMTQLIIFRGVQGLGAGGLMPLAFIIISDIVPPRQRGKYQGYFGAVFGLSSVVGPLLGGFLTDSVSWRWCFWVNIPVGLVAIYLVVKHLHLPHHHQKVKIDYFGAALLVGAVSSLLLALEFGNSDGWGSTSIITYFVVAAALTAIFIWWEFRVDDPILPLRIFQNKVVTTTTIVGVVIGFGMFGAIIYVSQYLQIEKGLSATEAGLAIIPMVVGIMSASIGSGNLITKLGKYKMFIVGGTAILVLAMFLFSTVERGTSMWVFSLYMLVLGLGLGCCMQNLVLAAQNAVTGRDLAVVTSTGTFMRQLGGTMGVAIFGSILNGTFVTSVAAPLAAAKPGIEQKIAQAHQLVQAAASGQLPPGVSQAQVEGAKQLLAMPDVTANELQKLLASTDAINSVGHLSPGLKDGILDAFVEAMQAVYHFAIPVMIVGFLFALLVKQLPMRNSSAMADRMKEARAEGLA; encoded by the coding sequence GTGAGAGGCACCTCCCGACCCGACCACTGTCTTTACATTTCACATGGAGCACTCGTGACCACCGCACCTGACGCGACCGTCGAAGAATCCGGCGAGTTCTCGCACAAGCAGATCATGGCGATCCTGTTCGGCCTGCTGGCCGGCATGTTTCTCGCCGCGCTCGACCAGACCATTGTCTCTACCGCGCTGAAGACCATCGCGGGCGACTTCAAGGCGTTTGAGGCGATCCCGTGGGTCGTGACGGCGTACATGCTGCTCGCGACCGCGTCGACTCCGCTGTACGGCAAGGTCTCGGACATCTTCGGTCGGCGCCCGGTCTTCTTGTTCAGCATCGGCGTCTTCTTGGTCGGCTCGGTGCTGGCGGCGTTCAGCCAGAACATGACGCAGCTGATCATCTTCCGCGGCGTTCAGGGCCTCGGCGCGGGTGGTCTCATGCCGCTAGCATTCATCATCATCTCCGACATCGTGCCGCCACGGCAGCGCGGCAAATACCAGGGCTATTTCGGCGCGGTCTTTGGCCTCTCGTCTGTGGTGGGCCCGCTGCTTGGCGGGTTTCTCACCGACTCGGTGTCGTGGCGCTGGTGTTTCTGGGTCAACATCCCCGTCGGGCTCGTCGCGATCTACCTCGTCGTCAAGCACCTGCATTTGCCGCATCACCACCAGAAGGTCAAGATCGACTACTTCGGCGCTGCCCTGCTCGTGGGCGCGGTATCGAGCTTGCTGCTTGCGCTCGAGTTCGGCAACAGCGACGGGTGGGGTTCGACCTCGATCATCACCTACTTCGTCGTCGCCGCAGCCCTTACGGCCATCTTTATCTGGTGGGAGTTCCGCGTCGACGATCCTATTTTGCCGCTGCGGATCTTCCAGAACAAGGTAGTCACGACCACGACGATCGTCGGCGTCGTGATCGGTTTCGGCATGTTCGGCGCGATCATCTACGTCTCGCAGTACCTGCAGATCGAGAAGGGGCTCAGCGCGACCGAAGCCGGCCTCGCGATCATCCCGATGGTCGTTGGAATCATGTCGGCGTCGATCGGCTCGGGCAACCTGATCACCAAGCTCGGCAAGTACAAGATGTTCATCGTCGGCGGCACCGCGATCTTGGTCCTGGCAATGTTCTTGTTCAGCACGGTCGAGCGCGGTACGTCGATGTGGGTGTTCAGTCTCTACATGCTCGTCCTCGGCCTCGGGCTCGGCTGCTGCATGCAGAACCTGGTGCTGGCCGCTCAGAACGCGGTCACCGGGCGGGACCTCGCCGTCGTCACGTCGACCGGGACGTTTATGCGGCAGCTGGGCGGCACGATGGGCGTCGCAATCTTCGGGTCCATCCTCAACGGCACGTTCGTGACATCGGTAGCCGCTCCGCTTGCAGCGGCCAAACCCGGCATCGAGCAGAAGATCGCACAGGCACACCAGCTGGTTCAGGCTGCCGCCTCCGGTCAACTGCCGCCTGGCGTGAGCCAGGCCCAAGTCGAGGGCGCCAAACAGCTTCTCGCGATGCCAGACGTGACCGCAAACGAGCTACAGAAGCTGCTGGCGAGCACGGACGCGATCAACAGCGTCGGTCACCTTTCCCCGGGGCTGAAGGACGGCATCCTCGACGCGTTCGTCGAAGCGATGCAAGCGGTGTACCACTTCGCGATCCCGGTCATGATTGTCGGCTTCCTGTTTGCGCTGTTGGTCAAGCAACTGCCGATGCGTAACTCCAGCGCGATGGCCGATCGCATGAAGGAAGCGCGCGCCGAGGGTCTCGCTTAA
- a CDS encoding MarR family winged helix-turn-helix transcriptional regulator, whose amino-acid sequence MTQATHPDPEDTDALDDIVRSLLSVVRAVHKGFESMALDKGALMVLTSIRHFDKSRPSSVAEFCGLDISTISRHIKKLEEDDLVERSPDPADGRAHLMRLSAKGSAMLAHAEHVRREELGSAISGWNEEDRRELRAILGRLAADLQTTAARHMHAVPHKTT is encoded by the coding sequence GTGACACAAGCAACCCACCCCGACCCCGAAGACACTGATGCTCTAGACGACATCGTGCGCAGTCTTCTGAGCGTCGTACGCGCGGTGCACAAGGGGTTCGAGAGCATGGCCTTGGATAAGGGAGCGCTAATGGTGCTCACCTCCATTCGGCACTTTGACAAGTCACGACCGTCGTCCGTGGCCGAGTTCTGCGGGCTCGACATCTCGACCATCAGCCGGCACATCAAGAAACTCGAAGAGGACGACCTCGTCGAACGCAGCCCAGACCCCGCCGACGGACGAGCGCATCTCATGCGGCTCAGCGCCAAAGGGAGCGCCATGCTCGCACACGCAGAGCACGTCCGGCGCGAGGAGCTGGGATCGGCGATCAGCGGCTGGAACGAGGAAGATCGCCGCGAGTTGCGGGCCATCCTCGGCCGGCTCGCTGCGGACCTACAGACCACCGCTGCCCGGCATATGCACGCCGTACCGCATAAGACGACCTAA
- a CDS encoding amidase, translated as MTTQIAYLTTTELTALYQSGELSPVEATRATLDRLAEVNPKINAFNVVMDDSALAAAKASEKRWRTGSPIGPLDGVPVSIKDNIPVAGFPCRNGSLTTSDTPVTEDAPPVTRLKEAGAVLFGKTTLPDYAHKGVTDSPLTGITRNPWNLDVTPGGSSGGASAALAAGVGPLAVGSDGGGSIRIPCSFTGLAGIKPTYGRVAAFQGGPFIGMSHKGPMARTVRDAGLLLNVLAAPDPRDGTSYPSATAAYDDSLDISSLKGLRIAFTADFGTDHIDPEVRALVAATADVFQGLGAEVTEAFPDLTGGPEAFGVIWNTGIAKVVEQTPADKRDLFDKPIKAMAAKGREVTGVEYLLAMHYRDSFSERLGRFHQDYDLLITPTLPCTAFEVGHEVPPDWKEKRWMTWSPFCYPFNFTQQPAASVPCGLSNGLPVGLQIVGRRHEDALVLRAAAAYENAAGGFNELSDRGSRLNLAG; from the coding sequence ATGACGACCCAGATCGCGTATCTCACGACGACCGAACTGACCGCGCTCTATCAATCCGGCGAGCTGTCGCCGGTGGAAGCGACGAGGGCGACCCTCGATCGGCTGGCCGAGGTCAACCCGAAGATCAATGCCTTCAATGTCGTCATGGACGATTCCGCGCTGGCCGCGGCGAAGGCGTCCGAGAAACGTTGGCGGACGGGCTCGCCGATCGGCCCCCTGGATGGCGTGCCGGTCTCGATCAAGGACAACATCCCGGTCGCCGGCTTTCCCTGCCGCAACGGCTCCTTGACCACGTCAGATACACCGGTAACCGAGGACGCTCCCCCGGTCACGCGGCTTAAGGAGGCCGGCGCCGTACTGTTCGGCAAGACCACGCTGCCGGACTACGCGCACAAAGGCGTCACCGACAGTCCGCTCACCGGCATCACCCGCAACCCGTGGAATCTCGACGTCACCCCCGGCGGCTCCAGCGGTGGCGCGTCGGCGGCTCTCGCAGCCGGAGTCGGACCACTGGCCGTAGGTTCGGACGGCGGCGGATCCATTCGTATCCCTTGCAGTTTCACCGGGCTGGCAGGCATCAAGCCGACGTACGGCCGGGTCGCGGCATTTCAGGGTGGCCCATTCATCGGCATGTCCCATAAAGGCCCGATGGCCCGCACGGTTCGCGACGCCGGGCTGCTACTCAACGTGCTCGCCGCGCCCGATCCGCGCGATGGCACGTCCTACCCGTCGGCGACCGCGGCGTACGACGACTCTCTCGACATCTCGTCGCTGAAAGGCCTGCGGATCGCCTTTACGGCCGACTTCGGCACCGACCACATCGATCCAGAAGTCCGCGCACTCGTCGCCGCCACCGCCGACGTATTCCAAGGCCTCGGCGCCGAGGTTACCGAGGCCTTCCCCGATCTCACCGGCGGCCCGGAAGCCTTCGGCGTCATCTGGAATACCGGGATCGCGAAAGTAGTCGAGCAGACGCCGGCCGACAAGCGCGACCTGTTCGACAAACCGATCAAGGCTATGGCTGCCAAGGGCCGCGAGGTCACGGGCGTCGAGTACCTGCTGGCGATGCACTACCGCGACTCGTTCTCCGAGCGGTTGGGCCGCTTCCATCAGGACTACGACCTACTAATCACACCGACGTTGCCGTGTACCGCGTTCGAGGTCGGACACGAAGTCCCGCCCGATTGGAAGGAGAAGCGGTGGATGACGTGGAGCCCGTTCTGCTATCCCTTCAACTTCACGCAACAGCCAGCGGCCTCGGTGCCGTGTGGACTCAGCAACGGGCTGCCCGTGGGTCTGCAGATCGTCGGACGACGGCACGAAGATGCACTTGTGCTGCGCGCGGCCGCGGCATACGAAAACGCCGCCGGCGGCTTCAACGAACTGTCCGATCGCGGAAGCCGACTAAATCTCGCTGGTTGA
- the groL gene encoding chaperonin GroEL (60 kDa chaperone family; promotes refolding of misfolded polypeptides especially under stressful conditions; forms two stacked rings of heptamers to form a barrel-shaped 14mer; ends can be capped by GroES; misfolded proteins enter the barrel where they are refolded when GroES binds): protein MAKMIAFDEEARRGLERGMNALADAVKVTLGPKGRNVVLDKKWGAPTITNDGVSIAKEIELEDPWEKIGAELVKEVAKKTDDVAGDGTTTATVLAQALVKEGLRNVAAGANPMSLKKGIEAAVASVSEQLQKQAKDIETKEEIASTAGISAADPAIGELIAEAMDKVGKEGVITVEESNTFGLELELTEGMRFDKGYISGYFVTDPDRMEAVLDDPYILIVEGKISNVKDLLPLLEKVMQSGKPLAIIAEDVEGEALSTLVVNKIRGTFKSAAVKAPGFGDRRKAMLQDIAILTGGQVISETVGLSLESAGLELLGKARKVVITKDETTVVEGAGETDQINGRVAQIRGEIENSDSDYDREKLQERLAKLAGGVAVIKAGAATEVELKERKHRIEDAVRNAKAAVEEGIIAGGGVALINASLKAFDKLNLEGDEATGAQIVKTALEAPLKQIAVNAGLEGGVVVEKVKGLKVGHGLNAATGEYVDMVATGIMEPVKVTRSALQNAASIAALFLTTEAVVADKPEKAAPAMPGGDGGMGDMGF from the coding sequence ATGGCGAAAATGATCGCGTTTGACGAAGAGGCCCGTCGTGGTCTCGAGCGCGGCATGAATGCTCTTGCCGACGCAGTCAAAGTGACGCTGGGCCCTAAAGGCCGCAACGTCGTACTGGATAAGAAGTGGGGTGCCCCGACCATCACTAACGATGGCGTGAGCATCGCGAAGGAAATCGAGCTTGAGGACCCGTGGGAGAAGATCGGGGCCGAGCTCGTCAAGGAAGTTGCCAAGAAGACTGACGACGTCGCCGGCGACGGTACGACGACCGCTACCGTTCTTGCTCAGGCGCTCGTCAAGGAAGGCCTGCGCAACGTCGCGGCCGGCGCCAACCCGATGTCCTTGAAGAAGGGCATTGAGGCTGCTGTTGCCTCGGTTTCCGAGCAGCTGCAGAAGCAGGCCAAGGACATCGAGACCAAGGAAGAGATCGCCTCCACCGCTGGCATCTCCGCCGCTGACCCGGCCATTGGCGAGCTCATCGCCGAGGCAATGGACAAGGTCGGCAAGGAAGGTGTCATCACCGTCGAGGAGAGCAACACCTTCGGCCTCGAGCTTGAGCTCACTGAGGGTATGCGCTTCGACAAGGGCTACATCTCCGGTTACTTCGTGACCGATCCCGATCGTATGGAAGCCGTCCTCGACGATCCGTACATCCTGATCGTCGAAGGCAAGATCTCCAACGTCAAGGATCTTCTCCCGCTGTTGGAGAAGGTCATGCAGTCGGGCAAGCCGCTGGCGATCATCGCCGAGGATGTCGAAGGCGAAGCGCTCTCGACCCTCGTCGTCAACAAGATCCGCGGCACGTTCAAGTCCGCCGCCGTCAAGGCTCCGGGCTTCGGCGACCGCCGCAAGGCCATGCTGCAGGACATCGCGATCCTCACCGGTGGCCAGGTCATCAGCGAGACCGTCGGGTTGTCGCTCGAGTCTGCTGGACTCGAACTGCTCGGCAAGGCGCGCAAGGTCGTCATCACCAAGGACGAGACCACCGTCGTCGAGGGTGCTGGCGAGACCGACCAGATCAATGGCCGTGTCGCCCAGATCCGTGGCGAGATCGAGAACTCTGACTCGGACTACGACCGCGAGAAGCTGCAGGAGCGCCTGGCGAAGCTCGCCGGCGGCGTTGCTGTCATCAAGGCCGGCGCCGCTACGGAGGTCGAGCTCAAGGAGCGCAAGCACCGCATTGAGGACGCAGTCCGCAACGCGAAGGCTGCCGTTGAAGAGGGCATCATCGCCGGTGGCGGTGTCGCGCTGATCAACGCTTCGCTCAAGGCCTTCGACAAGCTCAACCTTGAAGGTGACGAGGCCACAGGTGCTCAGATCGTCAAGACTGCGCTGGAAGCCCCCCTGAAGCAGATCGCCGTCAACGCCGGCCTCGAAGGCGGAGTTGTCGTCGAGAAGGTCAAGGGTCTCAAGGTCGGCCACGGCCTCAATGCGGCCACCGGCGAGTACGTCGACATGGTTGCTACGGGCATCATGGAGCCGGTCAAGGTGACGCGTTCGGCACTGCAGAACGCTGCCTCGATCGCCGCGCTGTTCCTCACCACCGAAGCGGTAGTCGCGGACAAGCCCGAAAAGGCTGCCCCGGCGATGCCAGGTGGCGACGGCGGCATGGGAGACATGGGCTTCTAG